From a single Loigolactobacillus coryniformis subsp. coryniformis KCTC 3167 = DSM 20001 genomic region:
- a CDS encoding Nramp family divalent metal transporter — MSQQPTKKSPREKKHFLYTTDSDNKSLDEVNGSVEVPENAGYWRTLLAFTGPGTLVAVGYMDPGNWITSIAGGAQYKYTLLTVILISSLIAMLLQAMAARLGIVTGKDLAQLTRERTSKGMGIFLWIVTELAIMATDMAEIIGSGIALKLLFGFPLIVGIIITAFDVLLLLLLMKLGFRKIEAIVAGLVAIILIVFTYEVILARPDIPQIFAGYVPNIDIMTNKGMLYLSLGIVGATVMPHNLYLGSSISQTRKYDRTDKKSLAKAIRFTVADSNIQLTLAFVVNSLLLILGAALFFGTNSDLGRFVDLFNALNDKNIVGAIASPLLSSLFAIALLSSGQSSTITGTLSGQIIMEGFIHLKMPLWAQRLLTRLLSVLPVLIFAIYYHGNEARIENLLTFSQVFLSVALPFAIIPLVIFTSNKDLMGDYANRSWVKYIAWIIAIILIILNVYLILQTIGVMA; from the coding sequence ATGAGTCAACAACCAACGAAGAAATCGCCGCGGGAGAAGAAACATTTCTTGTATACCACTGATAGTGATAACAAGAGTTTGGATGAAGTAAACGGTAGTGTTGAGGTGCCAGAGAACGCCGGTTATTGGCGGACGCTGTTAGCCTTCACTGGGCCAGGGACGCTGGTTGCCGTAGGATACATGGATCCAGGTAACTGGATCACCTCGATCGCCGGTGGGGCACAATATAAATACACCTTGCTAACGGTGATCTTGATCTCTAGTTTGATTGCCATGTTGCTACAAGCTATGGCGGCGCGGTTAGGGATCGTCACCGGGAAAGATTTAGCGCAGTTGACCCGGGAACGTACGAGTAAAGGTATGGGGATCTTCCTGTGGATCGTCACCGAGCTAGCAATCATGGCCACCGATATGGCCGAGATCATTGGTTCCGGGATCGCGCTGAAATTACTTTTCGGGTTTCCACTGATCGTCGGCATCATCATCACTGCATTTGACGTTTTATTGCTATTATTATTGATGAAGTTAGGCTTTCGCAAGATTGAAGCCATTGTTGCCGGTTTAGTGGCGATCATTTTGATCGTCTTCACCTATGAAGTAATTCTTGCACGGCCAGACATTCCGCAGATTTTTGCCGGTTATGTACCTAATATTGATATCATGACCAACAAAGGTATGTTGTACTTGTCATTAGGTATTGTCGGTGCAACGGTTATGCCGCATAACTTGTATTTGGGCTCATCCATTTCACAGACGCGGAAGTACGATCGGACTGATAAAAAGAGTTTGGCCAAAGCGATTCGCTTTACCGTTGCTGACTCTAATATTCAGCTAACGTTAGCCTTTGTTGTGAACAGTTTACTGTTGATCTTAGGGGCGGCATTGTTCTTTGGGACTAATAGCGACTTAGGTCGGTTCGTCGATTTATTTAATGCTTTAAATGATAAAAATATTGTCGGCGCGATTGCGAGTCCATTGCTAAGTAGCTTGTTCGCCATTGCCTTACTATCATCGGGGCAAAGTTCGACGATTACCGGGACCTTATCCGGCCAGATCATTATGGAAGGCTTCATTCATTTAAAAATGCCACTATGGGCGCAGCGTTTGTTGACCCGTTTGCTTTCAGTTTTGCCAGTATTGATTTTTGCGATCTACTATCATGGCAACGAAGCGCGAATTGAAAATCTACTGACGTTCTCTCAGGTATTCTTGAGTGTTGCGCTACCATTTGCCATCATTCCACTAGTTATTTTCACGAGTAACAAGGATCTGATGGGAGATTATGCAAATCGCAGTTGGGTCAAGTACATTGCTTGGATCATCGCAATTATCTTGATCATCTTGAACGTCTATCTGATTTTACAAACTATAGGCGTTATGGCTTAG
- a CDS encoding helix-turn-helix domain-containing protein: MLDNVFLTPQKQRELKVFRATNIAGDLNLAALAEQDGMSYVEFYRTFRSLPTDLTTDAPPDQRYSMSASAYRQLLIKQSVPYQIIYATYQADVTSLDQILSDLSISRSTLQRRLKNLKTFLAQRDIRLDLSHVRLRGDERQIRLFYWYLFSDVAEDVSELMPEIKQWLPSASKYFNLPATAQSPRQAMQLAYIQVTLGRILNGFMIDKIGYVQLIEITQTTVLSNLATEMNFSESELVRELTWLNEILRHSPYFWPPAKVANWHTIEGLSERLIADLNLTSSTHYYTGLGSYLNACVSYVITCDLPVVIWSLMTPPASKQTAEIKQAIRLSLPLLPARQVQLLTTNLSLILAPFIEVQELTVCLWLAVDPSIHNRVINCLKSFSPFALKFIDGLTYPADLVITSQALPDDALTETPNYQWENGKSITKNLRDLLELFYGIVQVKGG; the protein is encoded by the coding sequence ATGCTGGATAACGTATTCTTAACGCCACAAAAACAACGCGAGCTTAAGGTGTTTCGTGCAACTAATATTGCTGGAGATTTAAATCTGGCCGCATTGGCGGAACAAGATGGTATGAGCTATGTTGAGTTTTATCGTACTTTTCGATCGTTACCTACTGATCTGACGACTGATGCACCACCTGATCAGCGCTATTCAATGAGCGCGAGTGCGTATAGACAATTATTGATCAAACAATCAGTGCCTTATCAGATTATCTATGCGACCTATCAGGCAGATGTGACTTCATTAGATCAGATCTTAAGTGACTTATCGATTAGTCGATCCACCTTGCAGCGGCGTCTGAAAAACTTGAAGACTTTTTTGGCGCAGCGCGATATTCGCCTTGATCTCAGTCATGTTCGTTTACGTGGGGATGAGCGGCAGATCAGGCTTTTCTACTGGTATCTTTTTTCTGATGTCGCTGAAGACGTGTCTGAGCTGATGCCAGAGATCAAGCAATGGCTGCCGAGTGCTAGTAAATATTTTAATTTACCGGCCACGGCGCAATCACCCCGGCAGGCGATGCAGTTGGCCTATATTCAAGTCACCTTAGGGCGTATTTTAAATGGCTTTATGATTGACAAAATTGGTTACGTTCAATTAATTGAAATCACACAAACGACTGTTTTAAGTAATTTAGCCACAGAAATGAACTTTTCTGAGTCGGAATTGGTTCGTGAATTGACTTGGCTAAATGAAATTCTGCGCCATTCACCTTATTTCTGGCCGCCAGCAAAAGTTGCGAATTGGCATACCATTGAAGGATTGAGCGAGCGCTTGATCGCCGATCTGAATTTAACTTCGTCAACACATTATTACACTGGGTTAGGCAGTTATTTGAATGCTTGTGTCAGCTATGTGATCACTTGTGATCTGCCGGTTGTGATCTGGTCATTGATGACACCACCGGCGAGTAAACAGACTGCCGAGATCAAGCAAGCGATCCGCCTGAGTTTACCTTTGTTGCCAGCGCGGCAGGTGCAGTTGTTAACGACGAATCTGTCGTTGATTTTAGCACCATTCATCGAAGTACAAGAATTAACGGTTTGTTTGTGGCTAGCAGTTGATCCGTCAATTCATAATCGGGTGATCAATTGTTTGAAATCATTTAGTCCCTTTGCGCTTAAGTTTATTGACGGCTTAACTTATCCGGCTGATCTAGTGATCACTAGTCAGGCTTTGCCTGATGATGCTTTAACTGAAACGCCAAATTATCAGTGGGAAAACGGTAAATCGATCACAAAGAATTTACGTGACCTACTAGAATTATTCTACGGTATCGTTCAAGTTAAAGGCGGTTAA
- a CDS encoding TerC family protein encodes MLHWLVELYGPFFSLHAWENVVTSGADWAIIFSLIMIECLLSVDNAVVLAAQTQKLPTLRQKEKALIYGLWGSYVMRFLMIGLGTFLIKVWWIKVVGAIYLLYLSVHFFYQRHNQQQKTGGSSKLWQAVIQIVFMDAIFSVDSILAALAVSSKPIIVLIGGLIGILVMRGVAQLILKVMRYIPELESMAYYLIAIIAVKLFLAIPQINIEIPASWFVAILIAAIGITLLIHYGKQKKARVKTTPHKQLNH; translated from the coding sequence ATGTTACACTGGTTAGTCGAGCTGTACGGGCCGTTTTTTAGCCTGCACGCTTGGGAAAATGTCGTGACCTCAGGGGCTGATTGGGCGATTATTTTTTCATTGATCATGATCGAGTGTTTATTGTCGGTGGATAATGCAGTTGTTTTAGCGGCACAAACGCAAAAGTTACCGACGCTGCGGCAAAAGGAAAAAGCGTTGATTTATGGGCTATGGGGTTCATATGTTATGCGCTTCTTGATGATCGGGCTGGGCACTTTTCTGATCAAAGTTTGGTGGATCAAAGTTGTCGGGGCAATTTATCTGTTATATTTGTCAGTACACTTTTTTTACCAGCGGCACAATCAGCAGCAAAAAACGGGTGGTAGTAGCAAATTATGGCAAGCAGTTATACAGATCGTTTTTATGGACGCCATTTTTTCAGTTGATTCAATTCTAGCAGCATTGGCAGTTTCAAGTAAACCGATTATCGTGTTGATCGGCGGTTTGATCGGTATTTTAGTCATGCGTGGGGTTGCTCAGTTGATTCTGAAAGTGATGCGGTATATTCCTGAATTGGAATCGATGGCTTATTATTTAATTGCCATCATTGCGGTAAAATTATTCCTAGCCATTCCGCAAATTAATATTGAGATCCCAGCTAGTTGGTTTGTCGCTATTTTGATTGCCGCAATTGGGATCACTTTATTGATTCATTATGGTAAACAAAAGAAAGCGCGAGTCAAAACAACACCACATAAACAATTAAACCATTAA
- a CDS encoding stalk domain-containing protein, whose amino-acid sequence MAEAIEARLRSYYQWNLPVKIVIDDLEISATGIMSNSQIYVPLKTLFKEIKQPIQMQGFNVNGTYKGNLFDFTIGTQTLRLNGVTYHLDAAPFGTNQEIYVTTFFVAVVTQHIYEWFDENRLLVFEGLENETFQIAAREFAPFSVLPKQFMAKDIGGQAQLPTLEWDGIPAGTKSMALFFTDEHPLNAGYSYWTVMPLVPDIKRIAADAPQQQKTMHRFRGVAPVQNTGYHEYLFRIFALDTERPIFTGQLNTAEEARNAFDKHLLDMAVYPVFAKL is encoded by the coding sequence ATGGCTGAAGCAATTGAAGCACGACTACGGAGCTACTATCAGTGGAATTTACCGGTAAAAATCGTGATCGACGATCTAGAAATATCGGCAACGGGCATCATGTCGAATTCACAAATTTATGTACCACTAAAAACGTTATTCAAAGAAATTAAACAGCCGATTCAGATGCAAGGCTTTAATGTTAATGGCACTTACAAAGGTAATTTGTTTGATTTTACCATTGGAACACAGACATTACGGTTGAATGGGGTGACCTACCATTTGGACGCGGCGCCGTTTGGGACTAATCAGGAAATCTACGTAACTACCTTTTTTGTAGCGGTGGTGACCCAACATATTTATGAGTGGTTTGATGAAAATCGTCTGTTGGTGTTTGAAGGTTTGGAGAACGAAACTTTCCAGATCGCTGCGCGTGAGTTTGCACCTTTTAGTGTGTTGCCCAAACAGTTTATGGCGAAGGACATTGGTGGGCAGGCACAATTACCAACGTTGGAATGGGATGGTATCCCGGCAGGTACCAAATCAATGGCTTTGTTCTTTACTGACGAACATCCATTAAATGCTGGTTATAGCTACTGGACCGTTATGCCATTAGTACCGGACATAAAGCGGATCGCAGCAGATGCACCGCAGCAACAAAAAACGATGCATCGTTTCCGCGGTGTGGCCCCAGTGCAGAATACTGGCTACCATGAATATTTGTTCCGTATTTTTGCCTTGGATACTGAACGACCAATTTTCACTGGTCAGCTAAATACTGCTGAAGAGGCGCGCAATGCTTTTGATAAGCATTTGCTTGATATGGCGGTTTATCCAGTGTTTGCTAAACTTTAG
- a CDS encoding YeiH family protein produces the protein MLVLLKSGRFYLAVALTLFCSLLGSFLAGFPYLQVIGALVLALVLGMILQVFQPVVQQAQAGIGFISNKFLRLGIILLGFKLNLIDLAQAGVKTILLAIFVVSGTITLTYKLARKLGVSQRLAILAASGTGICGAAAVMGISPQLPATSAQAEQKREDEVLAVAIVAILGTVFTLIELGLKPLLHMTPQQFGIMTGGSLHEIAHAVAAGSAGGPVSLDTAIITKLSRVLLLAPAALIIGIWYQRKNQLNTAAGAHKLPIPWFMGGFILASICGTFLPLGAATLAALVKLAYLFLGMAMAALGMSVNFRVIGQRGGKAFLAAGSASCILLVFVIVVSKAFF, from the coding sequence ATGTTAGTTTTATTAAAATCAGGTCGATTTTATTTGGCGGTGGCGTTAACGTTATTTTGTTCACTGTTGGGGAGCTTTTTAGCGGGCTTCCCGTATTTACAAGTAATTGGTGCGTTGGTTTTAGCCCTGGTTTTAGGGATGATATTGCAAGTTTTTCAGCCGGTAGTGCAGCAGGCTCAGGCGGGGATCGGCTTTATTTCCAATAAATTTTTGCGGTTAGGAATTATTTTGCTGGGCTTCAAATTGAATTTGATCGATTTGGCGCAAGCGGGGGTAAAGACGATTTTGTTGGCGATTTTTGTGGTCAGCGGCACGATCACATTAACTTATAAATTAGCACGTAAATTAGGAGTGTCGCAGCGATTAGCAATTTTAGCCGCCAGTGGTACGGGTATCTGCGGTGCTGCGGCGGTGATGGGCATCTCACCTCAATTACCTGCTACGTCGGCGCAAGCAGAGCAAAAGCGTGAGGATGAAGTGTTGGCAGTGGCGATCGTCGCTATTTTGGGGACCGTTTTTACACTGATCGAGTTAGGACTAAAGCCGCTATTACACATGACGCCACAACAGTTTGGTATTATGACGGGTGGTTCGCTACACGAGATTGCTCATGCAGTCGCTGCCGGTAGCGCTGGCGGGCCAGTCAGCCTCGATACAGCGATCATCACCAAATTATCGCGGGTACTACTGCTGGCGCCAGCGGCTTTGATCATTGGCATCTGGTACCAACGCAAAAATCAGTTAAACACGGCGGCTGGCGCGCATAAATTACCGATTCCGTGGTTCATGGGCGGCTTCATTTTAGCTAGTATTTGCGGTACCTTTTTGCCTTTAGGCGCGGCAACACTGGCCGCTTTAGTTAAGTTGGCCTACCTCTTTTTAGGCATGGCGATGGCGGCGCTAGGGATGAGCGTTAATTTCCGTGTGATCGGCCAACGCGGCGGCAAAGCCTTTTTAGCTGCCGGCAGTGCGTCGTGTATTTTACTAGTGTTCGTGATCGTGGTCAGCAAGGCCTTCTTTTAA
- a CDS encoding LysR family transcriptional regulator, translating to MLDRKMYTFARLAQTGSYTATAQQLFVTQPAVTQQIKALENELGLVLVSYEHAQLTITPAGQQLADYINKIDHESQKLLTQLQTPAQPIIKLGCTRSLSAFLLTSVLQQLQDQGQQIRCQIANTDTILKALTAGTIDFGLVEGNFDKNKFASIRLRREPFIGVTFANNPLLKQKQPLNLNELLTQTLLVREPGSGTREIFANWLTMQNAQITDFKQVIEIATPTPIIQLLTAGCGISFMYQSLVTTELAHGQLVKLSVRGFELQHEINLVYPKDSYFAAQYQAIAAQVIQ from the coding sequence ATGTTAGATCGAAAAATGTATACTTTTGCACGCTTGGCTCAGACAGGCTCCTACACGGCCACGGCACAGCAGCTTTTTGTGACCCAGCCAGCAGTGACTCAACAGATCAAAGCACTCGAAAATGAACTAGGACTAGTGTTAGTCAGCTATGAGCATGCCCAATTAACGATCACACCAGCCGGCCAGCAGTTAGCCGACTACATCAATAAAATCGACCACGAAAGCCAAAAACTATTAACGCAACTACAAACGCCAGCACAACCAATAATCAAACTCGGCTGCACCCGTTCATTAAGTGCTTTTCTACTGACTAGTGTTTTACAACAATTACAGGACCAAGGGCAACAGATCCGCTGCCAAATTGCCAATACCGATACCATTTTAAAGGCTTTGACCGCCGGCACGATCGATTTTGGCTTAGTGGAAGGTAATTTTGATAAAAATAAATTTGCTTCTATCCGACTACGCCGTGAACCCTTTATCGGCGTGACTTTTGCGAATAATCCATTGCTTAAACAAAAACAGCCACTTAACCTAAATGAGTTATTAACACAAACCCTGCTAGTGCGCGAACCCGGTTCTGGCACACGGGAAATTTTTGCAAACTGGCTTACCATGCAAAACGCGCAGATCACGGATTTCAAACAAGTGATCGAGATCGCCACGCCAACGCCGATCATCCAATTATTGACTGCTGGCTGCGGAATTAGTTTCATGTATCAATCACTGGTCACCACTGAATTAGCCCATGGTCAACTGGTCAAATTATCCGTGCGCGGTTTTGAATTACAGCACGAGATCAACCTAGTTTATCCAAAAGATAGCTATTTTGCAGCACAGTACCAGGCAATTGCAGCGCAAGTGATACAATAA